The Clarias gariepinus isolate MV-2021 ecotype Netherlands chromosome 28, CGAR_prim_01v2, whole genome shotgun sequence DNA window GGTGTCTTCGAACAGGCCGACCAGATAGGCCTCGCTCGCCTCCTGCAGGGCCATGACAGCAGAACTTTGAAAGCGCAAATCAGTCTTGAAGTCCTGAGCGATTTCTCTCACCAGGCGCTGGAACGGCAGCTTACGGATGAGCAGCTCAGTAGACTTCTGGTAACGACGAATCTCCCTCAGAGCCACAGTGCCGGGCCTGTAACGGTGAGGCTTCTTCACGCCGCCGGTAGCCGGCGCGCTTTTACGGGCAGCTTTAGTGGCGAGCTGCTTCCTAGGTGCCTTACCACCGGTGGATTTACGCGCGGTCTGCTTGGTTCTTGCCATTGTTCAAGAGCTCTGCactatgttttaaagaaaaacagtatGAAACACATCAGAGAAGGTGGCCTATTTACAGCATAACGCTCGGCTACGCTGATTGGG harbors:
- the LOC128515756 gene encoding histone H3, coding for MARTKQTARKSTGGKAPRKQLATKAARKSAPATGGVKKPHRYRPGTVALREIRRYQKSTELLIRKLPFQRLVREIAQDFKTDLRFQSSAVMALQEASEAYLVGLFEDTNLCAIHAKRVTIMPKDIQLARRIRGERA